A window of Cucurbita pepo subsp. pepo cultivar mu-cu-16 chromosome LG06, ASM280686v2, whole genome shotgun sequence contains these coding sequences:
- the LOC111797637 gene encoding probable LRR receptor-like serine/threonine-protein kinase At1g53440 isoform X2, whose product MDLTTLRLRLRVRIRILVLVLGLLFFNLFFLFGCHAQPLPEHEVSALRAISAQLKILKWKVDQNSCNDPNSSFVSEVSCTCSVDSCSVYSIRINQNLRGHLPAAFANLSGLTVLDLTRNFISGPIPADFGRLPLRHLSLSGNQLSDQIPPEIGDIASLEELVLDNNQLGGTLPESLGKLSRLRRLLLSANYFTGPIPESYGNLRNLTDFWIDGNGVSGKLPEFIGNWTNIKKLYMQGTSMETPIPDAISKLKSLEELGITDLKGLPTSFPDLTQLTSLRRLFLRNCLIHDRIPDYMGQSFNNLEILDLSCNRLSGPIPETFGKLVHQSTEYMFMGNNSLSGQVPDWIMTSGRNIDLSYNNFTRSSVPNYCRQYDVNLVSSYSTIKNGNQKQEDDWCLRKNLPCPKEARYDSLFINCGGKSMNFTGNEYEGDTMGNSAQSSSFDFSKGNWGYSSTGVFLGNEGLPYTVTNTSPISATGVYETARVAPVSLKYYGFCLRKGSYNVKLHFAEIMFTTAHQDFSESGRRIFDISIQGKLIQTDFNLTMKAGGVGKSYILEETDIQVNKEGTLEIHLYWAGKGTNAIPERGVYGPLISAITVTSDSKDPSTPSKPPISEVDHVPLSPGAIVGILAAEAFFIILVLGILWWRGCLGWKITRPKDWEGLSLQIGSFTLKQITTATNNFDSSNKIGEGGFGPVYKGILPDGTVIAVKKLSSTSNQGKREFVNEIGTISSLQHPYLVKLYGCCTERDQLLLVYEYVQNNSLARALFGPKECQLELNWPTRLQICIGIAKGLAFLHEESGLKIVHRDIKGTNILLDENLTPKISDFGLAKLDEEENTHMTTRIAGTFGYMAPEYATRGHLTDKADVYSFGIVALEIVSGRSNTLYRSKEKCLYLLDWALVVKDQGNLLELVDPRLGSNFDPGEAMAMINIALLCTNVSFSARPTMSSVVSMLEGKAAVEELTTNPNDLREEINAMWRLMQQNHKMIDNGCHCESVSSMDMPSTNPSSSF is encoded by the exons ATGGATTTAACGACACTTCGTCTTCGTCTTCGTGTTCGTATTCgtattcttgttcttgttcttgggtTGCTGTTTTTCAACTTGTTCTTCCTATTTGGATGCCATGCGCAGCCTCTGCCTGAACATGAAG TGAGTGCCCTTCGAGCCATATCCGCACAGCTGAAGATCTTAAAGTGGAAAGTCGACCAAAATTCTTGCAACGACCCTAATAGTAGTTTCGTTAGCGAGGTGAGCTGCACTTGCTCCGTTGATTCTTGCAGTGTCTACTCCAT CCGGATAAATCAGAACTTACGAGGGCATCTTCCCGCGGCATTTGCAAATCTGAGTGGCCTCACAGTTTT AGATCTCACTCGAAATTTCATATCCGGACCAATCCCTGCAGACTTTGGTCGCCTTCCTCTGCGTCATTT GTCATTGTCGGGAAATCAACTGAGTGATCAGATTCCTCCAGAAATTGGTGATATTGCTTCACTCGAGGAACT GGTTTTGGACAACAATCAGCTTGGAGGAACTCTTCCGGAAAGCCTCGGCAAATTGAGCCGTTTGCGAAGGCT ACTTCTTTCTGCCAATTATTTCACAGGCCCCATTCCAGAATCTTATGGAAACTTGAGGAATTTGACTGATTT TTGGATAGATGGAAATGGTGTATCGGGAAAGCTTCCTGAATTTATTGGCAATTGGACCAACATTAAGAAATT ATATATGCAAGGAACTTCTATGGAAACCCCTATTCCTGATGCCATATCCAAGTTAAAAAGCTTAGAGGAACT GGGGATAACCGATTTGAAGGGACTGCCAACAAGTTTTCCCGATTTGACTCAATTGACATCTTTACGCCGACT CTTCCTAAGAAATTGCTTAATCCACGATCGTATTCCTGACTATATGGGACAGTCGTTTAATAACTTAGAAATTTT AGATTTAAGCTGCAACAGACTAAGCGGTCCAATTCCAGAAACATTTGGAAAGCTAGTACACCAGTCAACTGAGTACAT GTTTATGGGTAATAACTCGTTAAGCGGCCAAGTACCCGATTGGATTATGACCTCCGGAAGGAACAT agATTTATCTTACAACAATTTTACAAGGTCGTCTGTTCCCAACTATTGTCGGCAGTATGATGT GAACTTGGTTTCAAGTTACTCAACTATAAAGAATGGGAATCAAAAGCAAGA AGATGATTGGTGCCTGAGGAAAAATCTCCCTTGCCCTAAAGAAGCTCGAT ATGAttcattattcattaattGTGGAGGAAAAAGCATGAACTTTACTGGTAATGAATACGAAGGGGATACGATGGGTAACAGTGCGCAGTCCAGCTCCTTCGATTTTTCCAAAGGAAATTGGGGTTACAGCTCTACTGGTGTTTTCTTGGGAAATGAGGGACTTCCTTACACAGTCACAAACACCAGTCCCATTTCTGCTACGGGTGTCTATGAGACAGCTCGAGTTGCTCCTGTTTCCCTCAAATACTATGGATTTTGCTTGAGGAAAGGAAGTTACAATGTCAAGCTTCACTTTGCTGAAATTATGTTTACTACTGCTCACCAAGACTTCAGCGAATCCGGAAGGCGCATATTTGATATCTCAATTCAA GGAAAACTGATTCAAACAGATTTTAACCTCACGATGAAAGCTGGAGGTGTTGGTAAGAGCTATATTTTGGAAGAGACTGATATTCAAGTCAACAAAGAAGGCACTTTAGAGATCCACTTATATTGGGCTGGTAAAGGAACAAATGCCATTCCTGAGAGAGGGGTGTACGGACCTCTAATATCAGCCATTACAGTAACATCCG ACTCCAAGGATCCATCAACACCTTCCAAGCCTCCAATATCAGAAGTTGATCATGTTCCCCTTTCTCCCGGTGCAATCGTTGGAATTTTGGCTGCAGAAGCcttctttataattttggttCTTGGAATTTTATGGTGGAGAGGGTGTCTTGGATGGAAAATTACACGTCCAAAAG ATTGGGAGGGTCTGAGTCTGCAAATTGGTTCATTTACTTTAAAGCAAATCACAACTGCAACCAATAACTTCGACAGTTCCAATAAGATAGGGGAAGGTGGTTTTGGACCTGTTTACAAG GGTATTCTCCCGGATGGTACCGTGATTGCAGTGAAGAAACTTTCTTCAACGTCAAATCAAGGAAAACGCGAATTTGTGAATGAGATAGGCACGATATCATCTTTGCAGCATCCATATCTAGTAAAGCTTTATGGATGTTGCACTGAAAGAGATCAGCTTTTGCTAGTATATGAATATGTGCAAAATAATAGCCTCGCTCGGGCCTTATTTG GTCCTAAGGAATGCCAGTTAGAATTGAATTGGCCAACAAGGCTACAAATTTGTATTGGTATAGCCAAAGGTTTGGCTTTTCTTCATGAGGAGTCGGGATTGAAGATTGTTCACCGAGACATCAAAGGAACTAATATATTGCTAGATGAAAATCTCACTCCAAAGATATCTGACTTTGGTTTGGCCAAGCttgatgaagaagagaatACCCACATGACCACTCGGATTGCTGGAACATT TGGATACATGGCGCCAGAATATGCAACAAGAGGCCACTTAACTGATAAGGCAGATGTTTATAGTTTTGGTATTGTGGCATTAGAAATAGTTAGTGGAAGGAGCAACACCTTATATCGATCAAAGGAGAAGTGCCTTTATCTTCTCGATTGG GCACTTGTGGTGAAAGACCAAGGCAACTTATTGGAGCTGGTTGATCCAAGGTTGGGCTCTAATTTCGACCCAGGCGAGGCAATGGCTATGATCAACATTGCTCTCCTCTGCACCAATGTGTCTTTTTCGGCGAGACCAACCATGTCATCGGTGGTGAGCATGCTGGAAGGCAAGGCTGCAGTCGAGGAATTGACTACAAATCCAAATGACTTAAGAGAAGAGATCAACGCAATGTGGAGACTTATGCAGCAGAACCATAAAATGATTGATAACGGCTGCCACTGTGAGAGTGTATCGTCTATGGACATGCCATCTACCAATCCTTCGTCATCTTTTTGA
- the LOC111797637 gene encoding probable LRR receptor-like serine/threonine-protein kinase At1g53440 isoform X5, giving the protein MDLTTLRLRLRVRIRILVLVLGLLFFNLFFLFGCHAQPLPEHEVSALRAISAQLKILKWKVDQNSCNDPNSSFVSEVSCTCSVDSCSVYSIRINQNLRGHLPAAFANLSGLTVLDLTRNFISGPIPADFGRLPLRHLSLSGNQLSDQIPPEIGDIASLEELVLDNNQLGGTLPESLGKLSRLRRLLLSANYFTGPIPESYGNLRNLTDFWIDGNGVSGKLPEFIGNWTNIKKLYMQGTSMETPIPDAISKLKSLEELGITDLKGLPTSFPDLTQLTSLRRLFLRNCLIHDRIPDYMGQSFNNLEILDLSCNRLSGPIPETFGKLVHQSTEYMFMGNNSLSGQVPDWIMTSGRNIDLSYNNFTRSSVPNYCRQYDVNLVSSYSTIKNGNQKQEDDWCLRKNLPCPKEARYDSLFINCGGKSMNFTGNEYEGDTMGNSAQSSSFDFSKGNWGYSSTGVFLGNEGLPYTVTNTSPISATGVYETARVAPVSLKYYGFCLRKGSYNVKLHFAEIMFTTAHQDFSESGRRIFDISIQGKLIQTDFNLTMKAGGVGKSYILEETDIQVNKEGTLEIHLYWAGKGTNAIPERGVYGPLISAITVTSDADSKDPSTPSKPPISEVDHVPLSPGAIVGILAAEAFFIILVLGILWWRGCLGWKITRPKDWEGLSLQIGSFTLKQITTATNNFDSSNKIGEGGFGPVYKGILPDGTVIAVKKLSSTSNQGKREFVNEIGTISSLQHPYLVKLYGCCTERDQLLLVYEYVQNNSLARALFGPKECQLELNWPTRLQICIGIAKGLAFLHEESGLKIVHRDIKGTNILLDENLTPKISDFGLAKLDEEENTHMTTRIAGTFGYMAPEYATRGHLTDKADVYSFGIVALEIVSGRSNTLYRSKEKCLYLLDWVT; this is encoded by the exons ATGGATTTAACGACACTTCGTCTTCGTCTTCGTGTTCGTATTCgtattcttgttcttgttcttgggtTGCTGTTTTTCAACTTGTTCTTCCTATTTGGATGCCATGCGCAGCCTCTGCCTGAACATGAAG TGAGTGCCCTTCGAGCCATATCCGCACAGCTGAAGATCTTAAAGTGGAAAGTCGACCAAAATTCTTGCAACGACCCTAATAGTAGTTTCGTTAGCGAGGTGAGCTGCACTTGCTCCGTTGATTCTTGCAGTGTCTACTCCAT CCGGATAAATCAGAACTTACGAGGGCATCTTCCCGCGGCATTTGCAAATCTGAGTGGCCTCACAGTTTT AGATCTCACTCGAAATTTCATATCCGGACCAATCCCTGCAGACTTTGGTCGCCTTCCTCTGCGTCATTT GTCATTGTCGGGAAATCAACTGAGTGATCAGATTCCTCCAGAAATTGGTGATATTGCTTCACTCGAGGAACT GGTTTTGGACAACAATCAGCTTGGAGGAACTCTTCCGGAAAGCCTCGGCAAATTGAGCCGTTTGCGAAGGCT ACTTCTTTCTGCCAATTATTTCACAGGCCCCATTCCAGAATCTTATGGAAACTTGAGGAATTTGACTGATTT TTGGATAGATGGAAATGGTGTATCGGGAAAGCTTCCTGAATTTATTGGCAATTGGACCAACATTAAGAAATT ATATATGCAAGGAACTTCTATGGAAACCCCTATTCCTGATGCCATATCCAAGTTAAAAAGCTTAGAGGAACT GGGGATAACCGATTTGAAGGGACTGCCAACAAGTTTTCCCGATTTGACTCAATTGACATCTTTACGCCGACT CTTCCTAAGAAATTGCTTAATCCACGATCGTATTCCTGACTATATGGGACAGTCGTTTAATAACTTAGAAATTTT AGATTTAAGCTGCAACAGACTAAGCGGTCCAATTCCAGAAACATTTGGAAAGCTAGTACACCAGTCAACTGAGTACAT GTTTATGGGTAATAACTCGTTAAGCGGCCAAGTACCCGATTGGATTATGACCTCCGGAAGGAACAT agATTTATCTTACAACAATTTTACAAGGTCGTCTGTTCCCAACTATTGTCGGCAGTATGATGT GAACTTGGTTTCAAGTTACTCAACTATAAAGAATGGGAATCAAAAGCAAGA AGATGATTGGTGCCTGAGGAAAAATCTCCCTTGCCCTAAAGAAGCTCGAT ATGAttcattattcattaattGTGGAGGAAAAAGCATGAACTTTACTGGTAATGAATACGAAGGGGATACGATGGGTAACAGTGCGCAGTCCAGCTCCTTCGATTTTTCCAAAGGAAATTGGGGTTACAGCTCTACTGGTGTTTTCTTGGGAAATGAGGGACTTCCTTACACAGTCACAAACACCAGTCCCATTTCTGCTACGGGTGTCTATGAGACAGCTCGAGTTGCTCCTGTTTCCCTCAAATACTATGGATTTTGCTTGAGGAAAGGAAGTTACAATGTCAAGCTTCACTTTGCTGAAATTATGTTTACTACTGCTCACCAAGACTTCAGCGAATCCGGAAGGCGCATATTTGATATCTCAATTCAA GGAAAACTGATTCAAACAGATTTTAACCTCACGATGAAAGCTGGAGGTGTTGGTAAGAGCTATATTTTGGAAGAGACTGATATTCAAGTCAACAAAGAAGGCACTTTAGAGATCCACTTATATTGGGCTGGTAAAGGAACAAATGCCATTCCTGAGAGAGGGGTGTACGGACCTCTAATATCAGCCATTACAGTAACATCCG aTGCAGACTCCAAGGATCCATCAACACCTTCCAAGCCTCCAATATCAGAAGTTGATCATGTTCCCCTTTCTCCCGGTGCAATCGTTGGAATTTTGGCTGCAGAAGCcttctttataattttggttCTTGGAATTTTATGGTGGAGAGGGTGTCTTGGATGGAAAATTACACGTCCAAAAG ATTGGGAGGGTCTGAGTCTGCAAATTGGTTCATTTACTTTAAAGCAAATCACAACTGCAACCAATAACTTCGACAGTTCCAATAAGATAGGGGAAGGTGGTTTTGGACCTGTTTACAAG GGTATTCTCCCGGATGGTACCGTGATTGCAGTGAAGAAACTTTCTTCAACGTCAAATCAAGGAAAACGCGAATTTGTGAATGAGATAGGCACGATATCATCTTTGCAGCATCCATATCTAGTAAAGCTTTATGGATGTTGCACTGAAAGAGATCAGCTTTTGCTAGTATATGAATATGTGCAAAATAATAGCCTCGCTCGGGCCTTATTTG GTCCTAAGGAATGCCAGTTAGAATTGAATTGGCCAACAAGGCTACAAATTTGTATTGGTATAGCCAAAGGTTTGGCTTTTCTTCATGAGGAGTCGGGATTGAAGATTGTTCACCGAGACATCAAAGGAACTAATATATTGCTAGATGAAAATCTCACTCCAAAGATATCTGACTTTGGTTTGGCCAAGCttgatgaagaagagaatACCCACATGACCACTCGGATTGCTGGAACATT TGGATACATGGCGCCAGAATATGCAACAAGAGGCCACTTAACTGATAAGGCAGATGTTTATAGTTTTGGTATTGTGGCATTAGAAATAGTTAGTGGAAGGAGCAACACCTTATATCGATCAAAGGAGAAGTGCCTTTATCTTCTCGATTGGGTAACTTGA
- the LOC111797637 gene encoding probable LRR receptor-like serine/threonine-protein kinase At1g53440 isoform X1, with protein MDLTTLRLRLRVRIRILVLVLGLLFFNLFFLFGCHAQPLPEHEVSALRAISAQLKILKWKVDQNSCNDPNSSFVSEVSCTCSVDSCSVYSIRINQNLRGHLPAAFANLSGLTVLDLTRNFISGPIPADFGRLPLRHLSLSGNQLSDQIPPEIGDIASLEELVLDNNQLGGTLPESLGKLSRLRRLLLSANYFTGPIPESYGNLRNLTDFWIDGNGVSGKLPEFIGNWTNIKKLYMQGTSMETPIPDAISKLKSLEELGITDLKGLPTSFPDLTQLTSLRRLFLRNCLIHDRIPDYMGQSFNNLEILDLSCNRLSGPIPETFGKLVHQSTEYMFMGNNSLSGQVPDWIMTSGRNIDLSYNNFTRSSVPNYCRQYDVNLVSSYSTIKNGNQKQEDDWCLRKNLPCPKEARYDSLFINCGGKSMNFTGNEYEGDTMGNSAQSSSFDFSKGNWGYSSTGVFLGNEGLPYTVTNTSPISATGVYETARVAPVSLKYYGFCLRKGSYNVKLHFAEIMFTTAHQDFSESGRRIFDISIQGKLIQTDFNLTMKAGGVGKSYILEETDIQVNKEGTLEIHLYWAGKGTNAIPERGVYGPLISAITVTSDADSKDPSTPSKPPISEVDHVPLSPGAIVGILAAEAFFIILVLGILWWRGCLGWKITRPKDWEGLSLQIGSFTLKQITTATNNFDSSNKIGEGGFGPVYKGILPDGTVIAVKKLSSTSNQGKREFVNEIGTISSLQHPYLVKLYGCCTERDQLLLVYEYVQNNSLARALFGPKECQLELNWPTRLQICIGIAKGLAFLHEESGLKIVHRDIKGTNILLDENLTPKISDFGLAKLDEEENTHMTTRIAGTFGYMAPEYATRGHLTDKADVYSFGIVALEIVSGRSNTLYRSKEKCLYLLDWALVVKDQGNLLELVDPRLGSNFDPGEAMAMINIALLCTNVSFSARPTMSSVVSMLEGKAAVEELTTNPNDLREEINAMWRLMQQNHKMIDNGCHCESVSSMDMPSTNPSSSF; from the exons ATGGATTTAACGACACTTCGTCTTCGTCTTCGTGTTCGTATTCgtattcttgttcttgttcttgggtTGCTGTTTTTCAACTTGTTCTTCCTATTTGGATGCCATGCGCAGCCTCTGCCTGAACATGAAG TGAGTGCCCTTCGAGCCATATCCGCACAGCTGAAGATCTTAAAGTGGAAAGTCGACCAAAATTCTTGCAACGACCCTAATAGTAGTTTCGTTAGCGAGGTGAGCTGCACTTGCTCCGTTGATTCTTGCAGTGTCTACTCCAT CCGGATAAATCAGAACTTACGAGGGCATCTTCCCGCGGCATTTGCAAATCTGAGTGGCCTCACAGTTTT AGATCTCACTCGAAATTTCATATCCGGACCAATCCCTGCAGACTTTGGTCGCCTTCCTCTGCGTCATTT GTCATTGTCGGGAAATCAACTGAGTGATCAGATTCCTCCAGAAATTGGTGATATTGCTTCACTCGAGGAACT GGTTTTGGACAACAATCAGCTTGGAGGAACTCTTCCGGAAAGCCTCGGCAAATTGAGCCGTTTGCGAAGGCT ACTTCTTTCTGCCAATTATTTCACAGGCCCCATTCCAGAATCTTATGGAAACTTGAGGAATTTGACTGATTT TTGGATAGATGGAAATGGTGTATCGGGAAAGCTTCCTGAATTTATTGGCAATTGGACCAACATTAAGAAATT ATATATGCAAGGAACTTCTATGGAAACCCCTATTCCTGATGCCATATCCAAGTTAAAAAGCTTAGAGGAACT GGGGATAACCGATTTGAAGGGACTGCCAACAAGTTTTCCCGATTTGACTCAATTGACATCTTTACGCCGACT CTTCCTAAGAAATTGCTTAATCCACGATCGTATTCCTGACTATATGGGACAGTCGTTTAATAACTTAGAAATTTT AGATTTAAGCTGCAACAGACTAAGCGGTCCAATTCCAGAAACATTTGGAAAGCTAGTACACCAGTCAACTGAGTACAT GTTTATGGGTAATAACTCGTTAAGCGGCCAAGTACCCGATTGGATTATGACCTCCGGAAGGAACAT agATTTATCTTACAACAATTTTACAAGGTCGTCTGTTCCCAACTATTGTCGGCAGTATGATGT GAACTTGGTTTCAAGTTACTCAACTATAAAGAATGGGAATCAAAAGCAAGA AGATGATTGGTGCCTGAGGAAAAATCTCCCTTGCCCTAAAGAAGCTCGAT ATGAttcattattcattaattGTGGAGGAAAAAGCATGAACTTTACTGGTAATGAATACGAAGGGGATACGATGGGTAACAGTGCGCAGTCCAGCTCCTTCGATTTTTCCAAAGGAAATTGGGGTTACAGCTCTACTGGTGTTTTCTTGGGAAATGAGGGACTTCCTTACACAGTCACAAACACCAGTCCCATTTCTGCTACGGGTGTCTATGAGACAGCTCGAGTTGCTCCTGTTTCCCTCAAATACTATGGATTTTGCTTGAGGAAAGGAAGTTACAATGTCAAGCTTCACTTTGCTGAAATTATGTTTACTACTGCTCACCAAGACTTCAGCGAATCCGGAAGGCGCATATTTGATATCTCAATTCAA GGAAAACTGATTCAAACAGATTTTAACCTCACGATGAAAGCTGGAGGTGTTGGTAAGAGCTATATTTTGGAAGAGACTGATATTCAAGTCAACAAAGAAGGCACTTTAGAGATCCACTTATATTGGGCTGGTAAAGGAACAAATGCCATTCCTGAGAGAGGGGTGTACGGACCTCTAATATCAGCCATTACAGTAACATCCG aTGCAGACTCCAAGGATCCATCAACACCTTCCAAGCCTCCAATATCAGAAGTTGATCATGTTCCCCTTTCTCCCGGTGCAATCGTTGGAATTTTGGCTGCAGAAGCcttctttataattttggttCTTGGAATTTTATGGTGGAGAGGGTGTCTTGGATGGAAAATTACACGTCCAAAAG ATTGGGAGGGTCTGAGTCTGCAAATTGGTTCATTTACTTTAAAGCAAATCACAACTGCAACCAATAACTTCGACAGTTCCAATAAGATAGGGGAAGGTGGTTTTGGACCTGTTTACAAG GGTATTCTCCCGGATGGTACCGTGATTGCAGTGAAGAAACTTTCTTCAACGTCAAATCAAGGAAAACGCGAATTTGTGAATGAGATAGGCACGATATCATCTTTGCAGCATCCATATCTAGTAAAGCTTTATGGATGTTGCACTGAAAGAGATCAGCTTTTGCTAGTATATGAATATGTGCAAAATAATAGCCTCGCTCGGGCCTTATTTG GTCCTAAGGAATGCCAGTTAGAATTGAATTGGCCAACAAGGCTACAAATTTGTATTGGTATAGCCAAAGGTTTGGCTTTTCTTCATGAGGAGTCGGGATTGAAGATTGTTCACCGAGACATCAAAGGAACTAATATATTGCTAGATGAAAATCTCACTCCAAAGATATCTGACTTTGGTTTGGCCAAGCttgatgaagaagagaatACCCACATGACCACTCGGATTGCTGGAACATT TGGATACATGGCGCCAGAATATGCAACAAGAGGCCACTTAACTGATAAGGCAGATGTTTATAGTTTTGGTATTGTGGCATTAGAAATAGTTAGTGGAAGGAGCAACACCTTATATCGATCAAAGGAGAAGTGCCTTTATCTTCTCGATTGG GCACTTGTGGTGAAAGACCAAGGCAACTTATTGGAGCTGGTTGATCCAAGGTTGGGCTCTAATTTCGACCCAGGCGAGGCAATGGCTATGATCAACATTGCTCTCCTCTGCACCAATGTGTCTTTTTCGGCGAGACCAACCATGTCATCGGTGGTGAGCATGCTGGAAGGCAAGGCTGCAGTCGAGGAATTGACTACAAATCCAAATGACTTAAGAGAAGAGATCAACGCAATGTGGAGACTTATGCAGCAGAACCATAAAATGATTGATAACGGCTGCCACTGTGAGAGTGTATCGTCTATGGACATGCCATCTACCAATCCTTCGTCATCTTTTTGA